GCTTGGGAATGGTGTACGGGTCGTGTGGGTGCGTCATCGACACGGTCAGGCAGAACGGCTGGTCGCCGTCTTCGCGAATATGGTCGAACAGGTATTGCTGGGCCTTGAACACCACCTCTTCGTCGAAATCCAGCTGGTTGGTGCGCACGCACGGCCCGGCTTGCAGCACCGATGCCATGTTGTGGTACCAGGTGGGACGCACGTCCGGCTGATCCCAGTTCACTGCCCAGCCATAGTCGGCCGGGTAGATGTCACTGGTCAGGCGTTCTTCATAACCGTGGAGCTGGTCGGGGCCGCAAAAGTGCATCTTGCCCGACAGCGCCGTGCGGTAGCCGAGGCGGCGCAGGTAATGGGCATAGGTCGGCACGTCGGCGGGAAAGTCGGCCGCGTTGTCGTAGGCGCCGATCTTGCTCGGCAACTGGCCGCTGACCAGGGTGAAACGCGATGGCGCACACAGCGGGCTATTGCAATAGGCCGCGTCGAACACCACGCCTTCAGCGGCGAGGCGGCTCAGGTTTGGCAGTTTGATAGGCGAAGGACCGTAGAACGGAAGCATCGGCGCGGCCATTTGATCGGCCATGATGAAAAGAATGTTCTTGCGCTTCATGGTTTCGCGGAATTCCATAGTCGATGTTTATGTGAATGAGCATGCAGGCCATGGAAAACGTGGTAAAGCCCATGAGAAGCAATGTCTAGGATAAGCACAGCTTATGTATGAATCCCTCGGTAGCCTGTCCCTTGACCTGCTGCGTGCGTTTGAGGCGGCGGCGCGCCAACGCAGCTTTACGGCGGCGGCAACGGAGCTGGGCACCACCCAGCCAGCCATCAGCCAGCAGATCAAACGCCTGGAAGAGCAACTGAAGGTGCGCCTGTTTGATCGCATTTACCGTGGCATCGAGTTGACTGATGCCGGCGCCTTGTTGTTCGAGCAGGTGCAGGCCGGCTTGCAGAGCATCAACCAGGGCCTGAGTGCGATTGCCGAGCAGGACCAGCACGAAGTCCTGCAAGTGGCGACGGACTTTGCCTTCGCCGCTTATTGGCTGATGCCACGCCTGCATCGCTTCCATGAAGCCAACCCGCAGGTGGACGTGAGCCTGGTCACCAGTGAACGCAATCACGCGACGTTGCGCAGCGATATCGATGTAGCGGTGCTGTTTGGCGATGGCCGCTTTAAACAGGGCGACAGCCTGTGGCTGTTCAACGAGGAAGTATTCCCGGTGTGCAGCCCGCAGTTGCTTCAGGGCCGCGCCGCGCCGTTGCCGGTGCAGAGCCTGCTGGAGTTCCCGCTTCTGCACCTGCGCCAGCAACACAACAACCAGTGGTTCGACTGGACCGGCGTGTTCCGCGAGCTGGGCATCAGCACCGCGCCCACCCCGGGCCAATTGCGGTTCGACAACTACACCCTGTTGATCCAGGCAGCAATCGCCGGCCAGGGCGTGGCCATCGGCTGGCGTCACCTGGTGGATAACCTGCTGGAGCAGAAGTGGCTGTGCCGGCCGATTGGCGACACGGTGATCTCACGCTTCGGCTATTACGTGGTGCTGCCCCAGCGCAAACGTCGCAGCCAGTTGATCGAACGTTTCGTCGACTGGTTGATGGCCGAGCAGGCCAGCAGCGCACAATCACTGACTGGCCTGGCCCTGCCATCCATTGCGGTCTAGCATTTGCCGATCATTGAGGCCGGAGCCTGTCATGCAACGTATCAAGGGCTACCACGCCCACATCTACTTCAACGCCAGCACAATCGACCAGGCGCGCAAACTCTGCGAAGACGCCGCGCAATTGTTCCCGCTGCGCATGGGCCGCGTTCATGAGCGCCCGGTGGGCCCGCACCCGGACTGGAGCTGCCAACTGGCGTTCGATCCGGAATACATCGGCGTTGTGCTGCCGTGGCTGGCACTCAACCGTAACGGCCTGGTGGTGTTCCTTCACCCCACCACCGGCGATGACCTCAAGGACCATACCGAACATGCGATCTGGATGGGGGCGATGCGCACACTGGATTTGTCGATATTCTAAGCTCGCCAGCTCCCTATATATGGGACTGATATTTATATATTGAGACTTTGCCGGTCTTGGGTTTATATTCGCCTCATCCGCTCAGAACACTCAGGTGAAGCGATGCAGGCGCAATTGATCGCGCTCGATTGGGGAACCAGCTCCCTTCGTGCTTATAAGCTCGGCCCGGCAGGCGTGGTGATCGAACGACGCGCCCTTGCGTCTGGGATCATGCACTTGCCCACCGAACCCCGGGAAATTGCCGGTGTTCGTTGCAGCAACGGCTTTGAGCTGGCATTTGATGCGGCCTGTGGTGACTGGCTCGATGCCCATCCCGGTCTTCCGGTCATTGCCTGTGGCATGGTCGGCAGCGCCCAGGGCTGGAGCGAAGCGGCTTATCGCGACACTCCGGCGGATGTCGCGACCCTCGGCCAGGCGCTGCACGTGGTGCGCAGCCTGCGGGGCGCGGCGGTGCACATCGTTCCCGGGGTGATTCAGCGCGGCGTTCTACCCAATGTGATGCGTGGCGAAGAAACCCAGGTCCTCGGCGTGTTGCAAAGCTTGTCCGGCAATATCGGGCGCGACGTATTGATCGGCCTGCCAGGCAGCCATTCCAAGTGGGTCGAGGTGGTGGAAGGCTGCATCAGCCATTTCGACACCTTCATGACCGGCGAGTTGTTCGCCGTACTCAGCCAACACAGCATTTTGGGTCGCACCCAGCGCCCTTCAGAACAGTTCCAGGCGGCCGCTTTTGATCGCGGCGTGCACGTGGCGCTGTCGGCAGAGGGCCGCACGGGCCTGTTGTCGAACTTGTTCAGCGCGCGGTCCCTGGGATTGACCGGCGAGCTGGCGCCTGACGAGCAGCCCGACTATCTGTCTGGCCTGCTGATCGGCCACGAACTATTGGGCCTGCGCACCCGCAAGGATGCCCAGGCGCGCGACATCGTCCTGATCGGCGCAACCCAACTCTGCACCCGCTACCAGCGTGCACTCCAACTCTGCGGCTTCCCCCACGTGACCCTGGCGCAGGAGGCTACCGAACGTGGCCTTTGGCAGCTGGCCATGGCGGCGGGGCTGCTGCCTGCAACCTGACGAGAGGCCCGACATGCTCAAGCAAGCACTGACACACAACGGTTTGATCGCGATCCTGCGCGGCCTGCGACCGGACGAGGCGTTGGCGATCGGCGAAGTGCTGTACCAGGCGGGTTTGCGGGTTATCGAAGTACCGCTCAACTCACCGGACCCCTACGCCAGCATCCGTATCCTGCGCGACAGCCTGCCCGCCGATTGCCTGATCGGCGCCGGCACCGTGCTGACCCCGGAGCAGGTCGATCAGGTCAAGGCGGCCGGCGGCCAGGTGATCGTCATGCCCCACAGTGATGCCAAGGTGCTGCGGGCTGCCAAGGCGGCAGGCCTGTTCCTGTCGCCGGGTGTGGCCACGCCCACTGAAGCGTTTGCCGCGCTGGCCGAAGGCGCCGACGTGCTGAAGCTGTTTCCGGCCGAGCAAATGGGCCCGGCGGTGGTCAAGGCCTGGCTTGCGGTACTGCCCGCAGGCACGGTGTTGCTGCCGGTGGGCGGCATCACCCCGGACAACATGCAGGTATTTTTCGACGCAGGCGTCAAAGGTTTTGGCCTGGGCTCCGGTTTGTTCAAGCCAGGCATGAGCGTCGCCCAGGTGGCGAGCAATGCCCAGGCCTACGTCGCGGCCTGGAATGCCTTGGGCTGATCAGCGTTCTCCATCTACAAGAGAGATAAGAAGATGAAAATCACCAAATTGACCACCTTCATCGTCCCGCCGCGCTGGTGCTTCCTCAAGGTTGAAACCGACCAGGGCGTGACCGGTTGGGGTGAACCTGTGGTGGAGGGCCGCGCCCACACCGTGGCTGCTGCCGTCGAAGAATTGTCCGACTACTTGATCGGCAAAGACCCGCGCAATATCGAAGACATCTGGACCGTGCTCTATCGCGGCGGTTTCTACCGTGGCGGTGCGATCCATATGAGCGCCCTCGCCGGTATCGACCAGGCGCTGTGGGACATCAAGGGCAAGGCGCTCGGTGTGTCGGTCAGCGACCTGCTGGGTGGCCAGGTGCGCGACAAGATCCGCGTGTATTCGTGGATCGGTGGCGACCGCCCGGCAGACACTGCCCGCGCCGCCAAGGAAGCCGTGGCCCGTGGCTTTACCGCGGTCAAAATGAACGGCACTGAAGAGCTGCAATTTCTCGACAGCTTCGAAAAAGTCGACCAGGCCCTGGCCAACGTCGCCGCCGTGCGTGATGCGGTCGGCCCCAACGTCGGCATCGGCGTCGACTTCCATGGCCGGGTGCACAAGCCCATGGCCAAGGTGCTGATGAAGGAACTCGACCCCTACAAACTGATGTTCATCGAAGAGCCGGTGCTCAGCGAAAACTACGAAGCACTGAAAGAGCTGGCGCCGCTGACCAGCACCCCGATTGCCCTCGGCGAGCGGCTGTTCTCGCGCTGGGACTTCAAGCGCGTGCTCAGTGAAGGCTACGTCGACATCATCCAGCCGGATGCCTCTCACGCTGGCGGGATCACCGAAACCCGCAAGATCGCCAACATGGCCGAAGCCTACGACGTGGCCCTGGCCCTGCACTGCCCGCTCGGCCCGATTGCCCTGGCGGCGTGCCTGCAGCTGGATGCGGTTTGCTACAACGCGTTCATCCAAGAGCAAAGCCTGGGCATCCACTACAACGAGAGCAATGACCTGCTCGACTACGTGCGCGACCCGGGCGTTTTCGACTATGACCAAGGCTTCGTGAAGATCCCCAATGGGCCAGGCCTGGGCATCGAGATCAACGAGGAATACGTGATAGAGCGCGCGGCCATCGGCCATCGCTGGCGCAACCCGATCTGGCGCCATGCCGATGGCAGTTTTGCGGAGTGGTGATTTCCTCCTGAAGAAACACCGTCAGTGTGGGAGCTGGCTTGCCTACGATAGCGGTGAGTCAGCTTGCATCTGCGGCGCTGACACTCCGCTATCGCAGGCAAGCCAGCTCCCACAGGTATCGCGTTTCGTCAGTAAGACCTGTCCTCAATAATCATAAGAAGAGGCAACCCCCATGCAATCCGAGTCCTTCACCGGGCAGGCTTCTTTAGTCACGCCCAGCCGAAAGCGCTACTTCATCATGGTGCTGCTGTTCATCACAGTGGTGATCAACTACCTGGACCGCAGCAACCTGTCGATTGCCGCCCCGGCCCTGACCAGCGAGCTGGGGATCGACCCGGTGCATGTCGGGCTGATCTTCTCCGCCTTCGGCTGGACCTACGCCGCCATGCAAATCCCCGGTGGCTGGCTGGTGGACCGGGTGCCGCCGCGCATTCTCTACAGCGTTGCCCTGCTGCTGTGGTCGGTGGCCACGGTGATGCTCGGTTTTGCCGCCAGTTTCATCGCGCTGTTCGTGTTGCGCATGGCGGTGGGCGCCCTGGAGGCGCCGGCCTACCCGATCAACAGCCGCGTGGTCACCACCTGGTTTCCCGAGCGTGAGCGGGCCACGGCGATTGGTGTCTACACCTCCGGGCAGTTTGTCGGGCTGGCGTTTCTCACGCCGGTATTGGCGTGGCTGCAGCACGCGTTTGGCTGGCACATGGTGTTTGTCGCCACCGGTGGCGTGGGCATTGTGTGGGCGTTGATCTGGTACGCGGTGTACCGCGAGCCACGGGATTTCAAGGGCGCCAATGCAGCAGAAATCGAGCTGATCCGCGAAGGCGGCGGGCTGGTGGATATCCAGGCGCAGGCAGCCAAGGCGCCGTTCAGTTGGGTCGACCTCGGTATCGTGTTGAGCAAGCGCAAACTGTGGGGGATTTACCTGGGGCAGTTCTGCCTGAACTCCACGCTGTGGTTTTTCCTGACGTGGTTCCCGACCTACCTGGTGAAATACCGCGGCATGGACTTCATCAAGTCCGGCCTGTTGGCGTCGCTGCCGTTTCTCGCGGCGTTCGTCGGGGTGCTGTGTTCGGGGTTGTTTTCCGATTGGCTGATTCGCCGGGGTACGTCGGTGGGGTTTGCGCGCAAGTTGCCGATCATTGGCGGGTTGTTGATCTCCACGGCGATCATTGGCGCCAACTTTGTTGACTCCACAGCGTGGGTTATTGGGTTTCTGGCGGTGGCTTTTTTTGGCAATGGCCTGGCGTCGATCACCTGGTCATTGGTGTCGACCCTGGCGCCGGCAAGGCTGCTGGGGTTGACGGGTGGGGTGTTCAATTTCATCGGCAATCTGTCGGCGATTACCACGCCGATCGTGATTGGCTTTCTGGCCACTGGCGATTCGTTTGCACCGGCAATTACGTATATCGCGGTGCTGGCGTTGCTGGGGGCGCTTTCGTACATCTTGCTGGTGGGCAAGGTCGAGCGCATCGAACTTTAGAGGACTGATAAGTATCTGTGGCGAGGGGGCTTGCTGTGGTGAGGGGGCTTGCTGTGGTGAGGGAGCTTGCTCCCGCTGGAGTGCGCAGCGCTCCCATGATTTTGGGGCCGCTGCGCAGCCCAGCGGGAGCAAGCTCCCTCGCCACAAAAGCAGTCCGGCTCTAGTACAGCGCGCCATCCAGAATCTGATAGACGATGCTGGTACCCACCGCGATCAGCACAATGTCCCCGCCCGAGCGACGCCATTCGTAGCCTGGGTATTGCGGCAGATGGCCCAACGCTCGAGGGTCCAGACGCTCGCCGTAGTAGTTCGGTGGCAGGCGCTGGCCGCGTTCCAGGTGGATGCCGGGAGGTGGTGGTGCGCCACGGCGGAAGTCGCCATGGTTATCGCGAATCACCTGCCGCACCGGGCCGAAGTCCTGAGGAGGCCCGCCACGATGGTTGTCCTGCGGCCCGCGATGGTCATCGCCACGGTGATCGTTTTGTTGGCCCTGGGGGCCGCCACGCTCAGGCCCGCCGCCTTGGTCGTACGGTGCGGCTTGCACCAGGGCGCTGGCGCCAAGTAACAGCACACCGATACTGGCTATCACACGCTTTGGCATCTTCATCAGGGGTTTCCTCAACTGCACAAACAACAAAAAGGGATTTCGAACCGCGTTCGAAATCCCTTGGTCTTGTTAGCTTAGGTGCTGAGTTGCCAGCATGATTCCTCTGTATCAGGAACTTTACCTACCGCTTACGAGCTGCTTACTTACGGGCGTTGCGCACACCTTCCGACAGCGCAGAGCACAGGGTCAATACACCGTCGATGGCCTGCTGATCGTTGCTGGCATTGGCGATGTGGTCGATCAGTGCCGAACCCACCACCACACCGTCTGCCAGGCGGGCAATTGCAGCCGCTTGTTCTGGGGTACGGATGCCAAACCCGATGCTGATCGGCAGGTCGGTATGGCGACGCAGGCGGGTCACGGCTTCTTCGACGTGTTCCAGGGTCGCGGCGCCGGCGCCGGTCACGCCGGCCACCGACACGTAGTACACAAACCCGGAGCTGCCGTTGAGCACGGTCGGCAGGCGCACGTCGTCGGTGGTCGGCGTGGTCAGGCGGATAAAGTCGATACCGGCAGCCTGGGCCGGGTCGCACAGCTCGCCGTTATGCTCGGGTGGCATGTCGACTACGATCAGGCCGTCGACGCCGGCTTCTTTCGCGTCGCTGATAAAGCGCGGCACGCCGTACATGTGGATCGGGTTGAAGTAGCCCATCAGTACCAGCGGCGTGTCGCTGTTGTCCTTGCGGAACTCGCTGACCATTTGCAGGGTTTTCGTGAGGTTCTGCTTGGCGGTCAGTGCGCGGATGTTGGCCAGCTGAATCGCCGGGCCGTCGGCCATCGGGTCGGTGAACGGCATGCCCAGCTCGATCACATCGGCACCGGCCGCCGGCAAGCCCTTGAGGATCGCCAGCGAAGTGTCATACCCCGGGTCGCCGGCGGTGACGAAGGTCACCAGGGCGGCGCGGTTTTGTTCTTTCAGTTGTGCAAAACGTGTTTGCAGGCGGCTCATTTAGTGTTTCTCCTGCTGGGATGGCTCTTGTGAAGAGTGTTCCATGTGGTGCATCACGGTTTGCATGTCTTTGTCGCCACGGCCGGAGAGGTTGACCACCATCAGGTGATCCTTCGGCAAGGTCGGTGCGCGCTTGAACACTTCGGCCAGGGCGTGGGCGCTTTCCAGTGCAGGAATAATCCCTTCCAGGCGGCAGCATTTGTGGAAGGCGTCGAGGGCTTCGTTGTCGGTCACCGAGGTGTACTGGACGCGGCCGATGTCGTGCAACCAGGCGTGTTCAGGGCCGATGCCCGGGTAGTCGAGGCCGGCGGAAATCGAGTGGGCGTCGATGATCTGGCCATCGTCGTCCTGCAACAGGAAGGTACGGTTGCCGTGCAGTACACCCGGTACGCCGCCGTTGAGGCTGGCCGCGTGCTTGCCGGTTTCGATGCCGTAGCCGGCGGCTTCAACGCCGATGATTTCGACGCTGGTGTCATCCAGGAACGGGTGGAACAGGCCCATGGCGTTGGAGCCACCGCCGATGCACGCCACCAGGCTGTCGGGCAGGCGGCCTTCCTGGGCTTGCAGTTGGGTACGGGTTTCCTTGCCGATCACGGCCTGGAAGTCGCGGACCATCGCCGGGTACGGATGCGGGCCGGCCACGGTGCCGATCAGGTAGAAGGTGCTGTCGACGTTGGTGACCCAGTCACGCAGGGCTTCGTTCATCGCGTCTTTCAGGGTGCCGGTGCCGGCCACCACCGGGATCACTTCGGCGCCCAGCAGCTTCATGCGGAACACGTTGGCCTGCTGGCGCTCGATGTCGGTGGTGCCCATGTAGATCACACAATCCAGGCCAAAACGCGCGGCGACGGTGGCAGTGGCCACACCATGCATGCCGGCGCCGGTCTCGGCGATGATGCGTTTTTTGCCCATGCGCCGCGCCAGCAGGATCTGGCCGATGCAGTTGTTGATCTTGTGGGCGCCGGTGTGGTTCAGCTCTTCGCGCTTGAGGTAGATCTTGGCGCCGCCGCAGAATTCGGTCAGGCGTTCGGCGAAGTACAGCGGGCTTGGACGCCCGACATAGTCGCGCTGGAAGTAGGCCAGTTCTTCGTTGAAGGCCGGATCGATCTTGGCCGCTTCATATTCGCGGGCCAGGTCAAGGATCAACGGCATCAAGGTTTC
This genomic window from Pseudomonas sp. Bout1 contains:
- the trpA gene encoding tryptophan synthase subunit alpha, translated to MSRLQTRFAQLKEQNRAALVTFVTAGDPGYDTSLAILKGLPAAGADVIELGMPFTDPMADGPAIQLANIRALTAKQNLTKTLQMVSEFRKDNSDTPLVLMGYFNPIHMYGVPRFISDAKEAGVDGLIVVDMPPEHNGELCDPAQAAGIDFIRLTTPTTDDVRLPTVLNGSSGFVYYVSVAGVTGAGAATLEHVEEAVTRLRRHTDLPISIGFGIRTPEQAAAIARLADGVVVGSALIDHIANASNDQQAIDGVLTLCSALSEGVRNARK
- a CDS encoding 2-dehydro-3-deoxy-6-phosphogalactonate aldolase, with the protein product MLKQALTHNGLIAILRGLRPDEALAIGEVLYQAGLRVIEVPLNSPDPYASIRILRDSLPADCLIGAGTVLTPEQVDQVKAAGGQVIVMPHSDAKVLRAAKAAGLFLSPGVATPTEAFAALAEGADVLKLFPAEQMGPAVVKAWLAVLPAGTVLLPVGGITPDNMQVFFDAGVKGFGLGSGLFKPGMSVAQVASNAQAYVAAWNALG
- a CDS encoding MFS transporter; amino-acid sequence: MQSESFTGQASLVTPSRKRYFIMVLLFITVVINYLDRSNLSIAAPALTSELGIDPVHVGLIFSAFGWTYAAMQIPGGWLVDRVPPRILYSVALLLWSVATVMLGFAASFIALFVLRMAVGALEAPAYPINSRVVTTWFPERERATAIGVYTSGQFVGLAFLTPVLAWLQHAFGWHMVFVATGGVGIVWALIWYAVYREPRDFKGANAAEIELIREGGGLVDIQAQAAKAPFSWVDLGIVLSKRKLWGIYLGQFCLNSTLWFFLTWFPTYLVKYRGMDFIKSGLLASLPFLAAFVGVLCSGLFSDWLIRRGTSVGFARKLPIIGGLLISTAIIGANFVDSTAWVIGFLAVAFFGNGLASITWSLVSTLAPARLLGLTGGVFNFIGNLSAITTPIVIGFLATGDSFAPAITYIAVLALLGALSYILLVGKVERIEL
- the dgoD gene encoding galactonate dehydratase, with the translated sequence MKITKLTTFIVPPRWCFLKVETDQGVTGWGEPVVEGRAHTVAAAVEELSDYLIGKDPRNIEDIWTVLYRGGFYRGGAIHMSALAGIDQALWDIKGKALGVSVSDLLGGQVRDKIRVYSWIGGDRPADTARAAKEAVARGFTAVKMNGTEELQFLDSFEKVDQALANVAAVRDAVGPNVGIGVDFHGRVHKPMAKVLMKELDPYKLMFIEEPVLSENYEALKELAPLTSTPIALGERLFSRWDFKRVLSEGYVDIIQPDASHAGGITETRKIANMAEAYDVALALHCPLGPIALAACLQLDAVCYNAFIQEQSLGIHYNESNDLLDYVRDPGVFDYDQGFVKIPNGPGLGIEINEEYVIERAAIGHRWRNPIWRHADGSFAEW
- the trpB gene encoding tryptophan synthase subunit beta, coding for MTQTQTDLRNGPDANGLFGSFGGRYVAETLMPLILDLAREYEAAKIDPAFNEELAYFQRDYVGRPSPLYFAERLTEFCGGAKIYLKREELNHTGAHKINNCIGQILLARRMGKKRIIAETGAGMHGVATATVAARFGLDCVIYMGTTDIERQQANVFRMKLLGAEVIPVVAGTGTLKDAMNEALRDWVTNVDSTFYLIGTVAGPHPYPAMVRDFQAVIGKETRTQLQAQEGRLPDSLVACIGGGSNAMGLFHPFLDDTSVEIIGVEAAGYGIETGKHAASLNGGVPGVLHGNRTFLLQDDDGQIIDAHSISAGLDYPGIGPEHAWLHDIGRVQYTSVTDNEALDAFHKCCRLEGIIPALESAHALAEVFKRAPTLPKDHLMVVNLSGRGDKDMQTVMHHMEHSSQEPSQQEKH
- a CDS encoding DOPA 4,5-dioxygenase family protein; the protein is MQRIKGYHAHIYFNASTIDQARKLCEDAAQLFPLRMGRVHERPVGPHPDWSCQLAFDPEYIGVVLPWLALNRNGLVVFLHPTTGDDLKDHTEHAIWMGAMRTLDLSIF
- a CDS encoding 2-dehydro-3-deoxygalactonokinase, with translation MQAQLIALDWGTSSLRAYKLGPAGVVIERRALASGIMHLPTEPREIAGVRCSNGFELAFDAACGDWLDAHPGLPVIACGMVGSAQGWSEAAYRDTPADVATLGQALHVVRSLRGAAVHIVPGVIQRGVLPNVMRGEETQVLGVLQSLSGNIGRDVLIGLPGSHSKWVEVVEGCISHFDTFMTGELFAVLSQHSILGRTQRPSEQFQAAAFDRGVHVALSAEGRTGLLSNLFSARSLGLTGELAPDEQPDYLSGLLIGHELLGLRTRKDAQARDIVLIGATQLCTRYQRALQLCGFPHVTLAQEATERGLWQLAMAAGLLPAT
- a CDS encoding choline sulfate utilization transcriptional regulator, whose product is MYESLGSLSLDLLRAFEAAARQRSFTAAATELGTTQPAISQQIKRLEEQLKVRLFDRIYRGIELTDAGALLFEQVQAGLQSINQGLSAIAEQDQHEVLQVATDFAFAAYWLMPRLHRFHEANPQVDVSLVTSERNHATLRSDIDVAVLFGDGRFKQGDSLWLFNEEVFPVCSPQLLQGRAAPLPVQSLLEFPLLHLRQQHNNQWFDWTGVFRELGISTAPTPGQLRFDNYTLLIQAAIAGQGVAIGWRHLVDNLLEQKWLCRPIGDTVISRFGYYVVLPQRKRRSQLIERFVDWLMAEQASSAQSLTGLALPSIAV
- a CDS encoding anti-virulence regulator CigR family protein; translation: MKMPKRVIASIGVLLLGASALVQAAPYDQGGGPERGGPQGQQNDHRGDDHRGPQDNHRGGPPQDFGPVRQVIRDNHGDFRRGAPPPPGIHLERGQRLPPNYYGERLDPRALGHLPQYPGYEWRRSGGDIVLIAVGTSIVYQILDGALY